The nucleotide sequence AAAATGGCGGAGCGAGGGCCAGAAGTGGCCGCCGATCGTTCACTACCTGCGCGCCCGCCTCGGCCTCAATACCGGGTCGGCCATCATCGGCAACATGGGTAGCCGCTCCCGCTTCAGCTACACCATGATGGGCGACAACGTGAACCTGGCCGCCCGCATGGAGTCGGGCGCCAAGTCGCTCGGCGTGTACACCATGATCACCGAGGCGACCAAGCTGGAGTGCGAGAAGCACGGCGGCGACAAGGTCGTGTTCCGCTTCCTCGACAAGATCGTGGTGAAGGGCCGCACGCTGCCCGTGCCCGTCTACGAGGTGATCGGGCTGCGTGACGAGGTCAGCCAGGCGACCTTTGATTGCCTCGGCCTCCATGCGCAGGCGGTGGCGTGTTACCTTCGGCAGGACTGGGATGGAGCGCTGGCCTTGTTCGGCCAAAGCGCGGCGCTCGAGCCTTACCAGCCCAGCAAGGCGCATTACATCGAGAGCAACCCGTCGCTCATCATGACCGAGCGCTGCCTGTATTTTAAGAAACACCCGCCGGCGCCCAACTGGGACGGGGTGTTCACGATGAAGGAGAAGTGAGGGGGGGGCGGCGGATTCCAGCCAAACAAAAAGCCGCGTCAGGTGACGCGGCTCGAAAGGAAGGGGGCGGATGAGCCGGCGCTTACTTCAGCGCGGCGAGGTAGTTCGCCTCGGCGGCGTCCCAGTCGACCACGTTCCAGAAGGCGGCGATGTAGTCGGGGCGGCGGTTCTGGTAATTCAGGTAGTACGCGTGCTCCCAGACGTCGAGGGCGAGGACGGGCTTGCCCTCGATGCCGGCGACGGCCTTGCCCATGAGCGGGCTGTCCTGGTTGGCGGTGGAGCCGACGGCGAGCTTGCCGCCGTTGACCACGAGCCAGGCCCAGCCGGAGCCGAAGCGGGTGGCGCCGGCCTTGGCGAAGTCTTCCTTGAACTTGGCGAAGCCGCCGAGTTCGGCGTCGATCGCCGCGGCGAGCTTGCCCTTGGGGGCGCCGCCCTTGCCGGGGCCGAGGATGGTCCAGAAGAAGAAGTGGTTGCTGTGGCCGCCGGCGTTGTTGCGCACGCCGCCGCGGATGGCCTCGGGGACCTTGGAGAGGTCGGCGATCAGGACGTTGACGTCGAGGGCCGCGAGCTCGGCGTGGTCCTTCAGCAGGTTGGTCGCGTTCGTGATGTAAGCCTGGTGATGCTTGCCGTGATGGATCTCCATCGTCTTCGCATCGATGTGCGGCTCGAGGGCGTTGCTGGCGTAGGGCAGGGGGGGGAGTACGTAGGCCATGATGTTCGTGGGTTGAAGTTGAGTTAAGTTGCACGGCGGCAAGGCGGCGTCAACTGCCGGCCTTGTCATCGGAGCGGGGTGGGAAAGTGGGAGAAAGGCGCGGTGCAGAGACCTCGCCCTGCACTCAATCCTCGGACCGCTTGAGCTTGAAGTATGCCTGGATCAGCTCGAGGCAAGGTTGCTCCAGCAAACCGCGGCTGATCTCGAGGTGGTGGTTCACCTGAGGGAGGGTGTTCAGGTCGGTGGCGCCGCCGAGGCAGCCCATTTTCGGGTCGGACACGGCGAAGACCACCCGCTTGACCCGGGCCATAAGCGAGGCACCCGCACACATGGGGCAGGGTTCCTTGGTCACGTAGAGGGTGGCTTGATTGAGCCGCCAGTCCCCGATGGCTTGGGCGGCCTGGCCCAGGGCGAGAATCTCGGCGTGGGCCGTCGGATCGCGGGTGCTGTCGCGCTGGTTATGGGCGGAAGCGATCACCTCGCCGCCCAGCTCGATGATGGCCCCGATGGGCACCTCGTCTTCCCGCCAGGCATCCAGGGCCTGGTTGTAAGCCAGCCACATATAAAACTCGTCGTTTCGCTCCAGCTGCGACGGGAAGACCTTCGGAAAAGGGCAGGGCGGGGCGGAGCGGGAGGGTTGGACCATGGGAAGACGGCTAAAACGATAGCCTTGACTTAGGCGCGGGAGTGCGGTGTTACAACAGCTTTTAAACCATCTGCATGCAGCAATTCTCCGTTTCCCTTAACCACTATGTCTGACGGCAAAGCGATTGAAGTCGAAGGCAAGATCATCGCCGTCCTCCCGGGAACGATGTTTCGCGTGCAACTGGACAACGGCCACATCGTGCTGGCCCACATCTCGGGCAAGTTGCGCAAGCACTTCATCAAGATCGCCGCGGGCGACAAGGTGAAGATGGAGATGAGCCCCTACGATTTGGACAAGGCCCGCATCACGTTCCGCCTCCGCGATGTGAACGCCCCGCCGCCGCCGCCCCCGGGTGCGCGCCGGAACAACCGCCGCTGAGTCAGTCGCGCGGCTGCGAGCATGAAAAAGCCGCGTCCCGTATCGTCCGTCAAGGGACCACCCATGCCCCCGGCCCCGGCCGGCTTTGCCGACGGCATCGACGATTTTCTGGCCTACATCGAGCTGGAGAAGGGCCTGGCGCGCAATACGGCCAAATCTTACGAGAACGACCTGCGCCAGGCCGCGCACTGCCTCAAGCGCCTGGGCGCGGGGCAATGGACCAAGGTCACCCCGCAGCACCTCGCCGGCTGGCTGCACTGGCTGAGCGACGAGGATTTCAGCGAGTCCAGCCAGGCCCGCAAGCTGGCGGCCATCCGCATGCTGTTCCGGCACCTGGTCCGCCAGGGCCAGCGGCCGGATGACCCGGCGGCGCTGCTCAGCGGCCCGAAGTTCCGGCGCAAGCTGCCGCAGACGCTATCGCGCGGCGAAATGGAGCGCCTGCTCGCGGCTCCTGCGGGCGGCGATGCGTATGCCGTCCGCGACCGGGCGATGTTGGAACTGTTTTATTCGAGCGGCCTCCGCATCTCCGAGCTTTGCGGCCTCTCCCTGCAGCAGGTGGATCTGGAAAACGGTTTCGTGCGCGTTTTTGGCAAGGGATCGAAGGAACGCGTGGTGCCGCTGGGCGGCCAGGCCCGGGACGCGGTGCAGACTTACCTCCTCTCCGCGCGGCCCCGCCTCGTGAAGCCGCGCACCGGCAGCGAGCTGTTCATCAGCGAGCGCGGCAAGGCCATCTCGCGCAAGACGCTTTGGGTGATCGTGAAAAACAGCGCCAGGCGCGCGGGCATCGAGAAACCGGTGAAGCCCCACCTGCTGCGGCATTCCTTCGCCACGCACCTGCTCGGCGGCGGGGCCGACCTACGCGCCATCCAGGAAATGCTCGGCCATGCCAGCATTGGCACCACGCAAATCTACACCGCGGTCGAATCCTCGCGCCTGCTCGACCAGCACGCGAAGCACCACCCGCGGAATAAGCGGGGCGGGAAGTAGGGCCGGTCTTCGACCGGCCCCGCCGAGCGTGAAATCGAGCCAGCCGGAGACTGGCCCTACCTCGCGGCTACCCCAGCTTCTGCTTAAAGAACGCCACCGTGCGTTCCCACGACAGCTGGGCGGCCGCCTGATCGTAGCGGGGCGTGGTGTCGTTGTGGAAGCCGTGGTTCACCGCGGGATAGAAATGGGCCTCGTGGGCCACCCCCGCCGCCTTCAAGGCGGTCTCGTAATCGGGCCAGCTGGCGTTCACGCGGGTGTCGAGTTCAGCGAAATGCAGGAGCAGGGCCGCCTTGATCTTCGGCACGTCGGTCAGCGTCGGGGCGCCGCCGTAATAGGGCACCGCGGCTTTCAATCCGGGCAGGCGGCAGGCGAGGGTGTTGGACATCCAGCCGCCAAAGCAGAAACCGACGACCCCCAGCGAGCCGTTGCAGTCCGGATGGGACTGCAGGAAATTCGCGCCCGCCACGAAATCCTCGGTGATCTTGTTGCGGTCGAGCTTTGCCTGCTGGGCGCGGCCTTCGTCGTCGTTACCCGGATAACCGCCGACCGGCCACAGCGCATCGGGCCCGAAGGCCACGAAGCCGGCCAGAGCAGCGCGGCGGACCACGTCCTCGATATAGGGATTCAGGCCGCGGTTCTCGTGCACCACGAGGATGCCCGGGAGCCGGCCGGTGGCGCCGGCGGGCTTGGCGAGGAGGCCGCGCATCTCCCCGCTGCCATCGGGCGAGGGATATTTCAGGTAAGCCGTGGTCACGCGGGCATCCTCGGCGGGAACCTGGGCGGCGAAGACATATTTGGGGCTGAGCATCTCCAGCAGGGCCGCGGCGGTGAGGCCGCCGACGGCGAACTTGCCCGCCCGTTCCAGGAAGACCCGGCGGTCAATCTGGCCGTGGACGTAATAATCGTAGAGGTCGAGCAGCTCCTGCTCGAAGTGGGTGGCGTTTTTGCGATCCATGGGCGTGGTGATCAGGGGTTGGGGCGGAGCAGGCCGTGGGCCATCTCCGGCCGGGGGATGCCGTCAGAGGGTGCACCGGTCGGCAAAAAGTGCAATCGTCCGCGCGTCGCAGACTCACCGATCCCACCAGAGCGCAGCGGGCCAGGCATAGCTGCCGGGCTTGATGAAAAACGCGGGTCCGTCGCCGCCGATGGGTGCCAATACGGCTACGTCCCCGATCACCTGCGTGGCGCTCAGCCGGGTCCAAGGCAGGGCGTGCAGAATCGCCGCCGCGGTCGCGCCCCCCTCGATCATCAGGCGGGTCACCCGGGTTGCCCCGAGGACGCGGAGGACAGTTTGGGTCAGCTGGTCAGACAGGACGGCCGGTGGTTGGGCCTGGCTGGCGGGTCCGTCCCCGATGCCGAGCAAGACGGTACCTTTGGCCGCCAACGCCTGCGCAATCGCGGAGGAGTCGTGCGGCAGTGAGAATCCCGGGACGCCCTGCGTGGCGGCTTCCCGGCTGCGCTGGGACCAGGCCGCGGTGCTGCCACAAACCAGGAGCGTCGGTCCCGCGGCGGGAGCGGCCACGGGAGCGGGGGCCGGGGGGCTTGTCCGGAGGATAAGCAATGCGGTGAAGAAGTCGGCCCCGCCCACCGGGAGGGTGGCCGAATCGACGGCGGTGGCCTGTTGCAAC is from Lacunisphaera limnophila and encodes:
- a CDS encoding superoxide dismutase, which produces MAYVLPPLPYASNALEPHIDAKTMEIHHGKHHQAYITNATNLLKDHAELAALDVNVLIADLSKVPEAIRGGVRNNAGGHSNHFFFWTILGPGKGGAPKGKLAAAIDAELGGFAKFKEDFAKAGATRFGSGWAWLVVNGGKLAVGSTANQDSPLMGKAVAGIEGKPVLALDVWEHAYYLNYQNRRPDYIAAFWNVVDWDAAEANYLAALK
- a CDS encoding nucleoside deaminase, with the translated sequence MVQPSRSAPPCPFPKVFPSQLERNDEFYMWLAYNQALDAWREDEVPIGAIIELGGEVIASAHNQRDSTRDPTAHAEILALGQAAQAIGDWRLNQATLYVTKEPCPMCAGASLMARVKRVVFAVSDPKMGCLGGATDLNTLPQVNHHLEISRGLLEQPCLELIQAYFKLKRSED
- the infA gene encoding translation initiation factor IF-1, whose protein sequence is MSDGKAIEVEGKIIAVLPGTMFRVQLDNGHIVLAHISGKLRKHFIKIAAGDKVKMEMSPYDLDKARITFRLRDVNAPPPPPPGARRNNRR
- the xerD gene encoding site-specific tyrosine recombinase XerD, whose product is MKKPRPVSSVKGPPMPPAPAGFADGIDDFLAYIELEKGLARNTAKSYENDLRQAAHCLKRLGAGQWTKVTPQHLAGWLHWLSDEDFSESSQARKLAAIRMLFRHLVRQGQRPDDPAALLSGPKFRRKLPQTLSRGEMERLLAAPAGGDAYAVRDRAMLELFYSSGLRISELCGLSLQQVDLENGFVRVFGKGSKERVVPLGGQARDAVQTYLLSARPRLVKPRTGSELFISERGKAISRKTLWVIVKNSARRAGIEKPVKPHLLRHSFATHLLGGGADLRAIQEMLGHASIGTTQIYTAVESSRLLDQHAKHHPRNKRGGK
- a CDS encoding dienelactone hydrolase family protein, which gives rise to MDRKNATHFEQELLDLYDYYVHGQIDRRVFLERAGKFAVGGLTAAALLEMLSPKYVFAAQVPAEDARVTTAYLKYPSPDGSGEMRGLLAKPAGATGRLPGILVVHENRGLNPYIEDVVRRAALAGFVAFGPDALWPVGGYPGNDDEGRAQQAKLDRNKITEDFVAGANFLQSHPDCNGSLGVVGFCFGGWMSNTLACRLPGLKAAVPYYGGAPTLTDVPKIKAALLLHFAELDTRVNASWPDYETALKAAGVAHEAHFYPAVNHGFHNDTTPRYDQAAAQLSWERTVAFFKQKLG
- a CDS encoding four-carbon acid sugar kinase family protein, which translates into the protein MIVVLADDLSGAAELAGIARLRGLTAEVQSVFHPATEAAVLCVDTDTRLLPADAAARRVSVIATAVAAARPDWIFKKCDSVLRGSVLAEARAVVQATGLTRLLLVPANPSRDRVIRDGLYFVAGRPLHETSFAHDPTHPRTTSRVVDLLDGDRNDLKIPDIGSPDEVLQQATAVDSATLPVGGADFFTALLILRTSPPAPAPVAAPAAGPTLLVCGSTAAWSQRSREAATQGVPGFSLPHDSSAIAQALAAKGTVLLGIGDGPASQAQPPAVLSDQLTQTVLRVLGATRVTRLMIEGGATAAAILHALPWTRLSATQVIGDVAVLAPIGGDGPAFFIKPGSYAWPAALWWDR